TGATAATGACACAAATTATTGTTGCGACAATGCAGCCCCATAACGATGCATGTGTGATCCAATTCCACTGAAACACATCCATGGCCAAGTGAATATTGACTACAAAGACCACTGCAAGGATCAACAAATCCCCTAGGCTTGGACCATCAATGGTGCTGCGTCTGTATGCAAGATAAGGGATGTAGAATACAGTGAGACTCTGCCAAAGGGAGTCCATCATCGTAAGGACAAACAATTTCATGTTGTATCGTTCGTTGTTTTGGCCTACTCGGTACAGTTTCGGGTACTTTAGCAATGTCTTCCTGCTAACATCCTTATCAAGGACACCTACGATGATAGTTGGCAACGCAGTGTAAATTACTGAATATAAGACACTGCTCCATTCGGTTATTGCGCTTACCAAGCTGTATGAAGTGTAGAGCACATTCCTATGATTGAGAAACCATCTGTTAGATATTAACTTGAGGAGAGACTATAAAGTGAGAATTCATGATGTTGAAGATAGGGAAAAGTGGCCCCAacaaactgaaactgaaactgaaatggTAATACTTACCAGAATAGGAGGAAAACAAATACTGAATTTCTATAGAAATTGTACATGATCATGTAGGCCATCCTTTGGTAATTCCAATGGCCATGTACCAACAAAAGTGGCACCAAGAATCTGAACTGTCCCATAGCAAAATCTGAGGCCATAACAGCCTGCCGACCCTCTTGCCCACTTATGCCAATCCCAACATCAGCCATTTGGATCATCGAGACATCATTTGCACCTGATATTACAATTTACAAACCAAGTCATAACAATgtgatatttttttttgtcaCAACATAAAGTGAGTATTGATATTAACCACATTACCATCTCCAATTGCAAGAGTCATATCATCGGTTCGGTTCTTTATAAGAGTGACTATTCCAGCCTTTTGCATTGGAGCAACGCGACAGCACAATACAACGTCACATACAGTGGCCACTTCGAACAGCTACGCCAGCAAGAACAAGAAGCAAACTAACATGAATCGAATCTGGTGAAATCATCAAACAACAAATCCGAAGACATGATACACTGCGAACCCTTACCTCATCTTCCAATTCAGTATCCAAGATGTGAACAAGGCTGGTGCCATCAATGATCAAAGCCAGAGGAGTCTGCATGGATCCTGTGCCCGAAAATGTACTTTCAGAGTCAGGTGCTGCTTTGAGACGTCTGGCCGTAGAAGCTGCATCTTGTAGGCTTTTTTTACAGGCTTCTTTTGAGTTGCTGTTTATCACAATCTGAGTCATTTCTCTTGTTAGAAGCTTACACGAAAACCCAATAGATATCGCTGTTTCTTGCTTATCCCCTGTCAAAACCCAGACCTTGATCCCAGCTTGCCTCAGAGACTCTATGGCTTCAGGCACACCCTGTTGCAGCTTGTCCTCGATCCCAGAAGCCCCCAATATGTTCAGATCTCTTTCGACATTGGCTGCAACAGCTCGCAGTAACTTTGCCCTACCAATTAAGGACTGACTTGCTTTCTCATAGGCAGAATGCCACTCCTCAAACACATCTATACTAAATTCTCTCATGCCAATAACCAATGTCCTCAGACCCATTGATGAATATGCATGCAGATTTGTCTCAGTTTCCCTAATGATATCCAAGTCTATGTTCTTTCGTATAACCCCAAACATTGAATTATCTGCACCTTTCACAAATAGTTTTATAGTCTTGTCCGGGAAGCCAATCACAACTGACATCCTCTTCCGATCGCTATCAAATTCATGAAGGCCCAAAACATTGAATCTGCATTTACAGTATcacagaaatattttaaaaaattagttcaTTTACATCTGAAATGTCTCAAGTGAGAAACAGTAGCAAACACTGGAAAATCAATTCATTAATGTTTTACTGTATAGATTAGTATCAATGATTGACCACCATTCTTTGTTTATTGTGGTGTGATACCCGCCAAGGACCAACAATGTTTTAATATGGACAATATTCCAATTCATACTTAATGCATGATATCCACATTATTCCAATTTAATTTCTAGGTTGAACCAATGAGCTAAGCCACATGTTCTTTGGATTCTACAACCAAAATTTGGACGCCACGAAACACCCAATATATTATGACTAATCAAACATTAAGCATTAATCACGAAACTTAATCTTGCAAAATTTGATCGGTTAGGGATACCAAATTGCTCCTATGGGTAGATCAAATTCTCATTCACAAAAATTTTGATAGATAAATGTAACTTCACTAAGAAATAACCAGAAGGTGAAGTGTGAGATAAGTTCAACAAGTATTTATTGCGGAATCAACTAAATTCAATACTCAATTGTTATCTAGAAAATCAGTGAAATTTTTGTATTTGGCCAATAAAAAAACAAGAGTATCTTTTGAGAAAAATGACTTTGCTTAAGGTAAGTAAAGTCATTTCTCCTATTCATCTATGAGCTCGCTGCGCTCATCTCTCATCCATAAGTCTCCCCTTACACCTTGACCGCAAGTGCTACTTTCTTTAGGCAACCCTTTCGCCCTTATCAACAAACACTTTTCACCTTATGGCGAAGCTCCCCTCCACTCTTCACCTTGTTTGTGAGCAATCTGCCCCCATTGATGAGCTCCCACCCCGCTCTCATCCGTGAGCCTCTATGCACATTGGTGAATTCCTTCATTCCTTATTTATGAATACTCATCTGTCTGTGAGTCCTTTGCCCTCATCCTACTAATTGTTGACACTAAATGGTCTATAGAACTAAGAACATGATGGCAGCTACATCATTTTGCGCAAGTTTCAACATTAGCAGTCTAGCACTTCAAATCCACAATCCTATTGTCAAGTGCATCCATTTGAACGCCGTAGGATGTAAGGCAAGCAACAAGCTACAGAAGACTCAGAAATGCCCTTTCCAGACATGAAATTATTCAACTCATTGGACTAATTGAGGAGAAGGCACTACCACCATGGATGAAGAATATCAACCTCCAGTAAAGCAAGCAAAAGGGACAATCATTAAACATCCAATTGGCCAAGTATTCAACAACCTTTCCAATTGGCATGTCTTTTTCATGTTGGTTAAAAATTAGCCAAATTTTTTTGGATAAGCATGCTTTTAACCAGAACAACTTGAAATCACTATCTAATACAACTTTTACAACTACTTTGATGTTGACTCTGGTTAAGTAATTGACGGGAAATGAAGAGTACCTCTGTCTCTCGCCGAGGACGTCGACGACAATGTGGCCGGAGGTCCGTTCCACGAGCATGAAACCGTAGGCGGCGGCGGCGTACACCAACGCCTGCTCGTCCGGCGACTCGCCTTGGTAATCGATGAGCTTCACCGATGGATCCGGAGTCTCCACTAGTACCGGCACGACGGTGTTACACGTCGCTAACGCGAGGAAGAAGTCGCGAGCAAGATTAGCCTTTTCGATTCCCTGGCCGCCTTTTATTGCATCCATCAGCTCAGGGTCGATCTTAACGCTCGTTTTTGGTTTCCGTGTCTCGCCACTACTCACTGAAATGAAGAGACTTTCCTCCTCGCCGTGACTGTAGTCAACGCCGCGGACGCTAGCGCATCGGAACTCCATCTTGTTTTCGGTCAGGGTTCCAGTTTTATCAGAGAACACGTATTTGATTTGCCCTAAATCTTCATTTATGTTGAGCGCGCGACATTGGAATCTTGTCTTGGTCGCTTCGTCGAACATGTTCTTGTCTTGAATCATGAAGAAGGCCTGTCCTAATCTCACCAATTCCATTGAGATGTAAAGAGCGATCGGAATCATGACCTGGAAAAGGATCACGGACATGAGAAAGGCGAAGACGGTCTCCGCCCCGATGCCGTAGTAGTTGTACTTCCCAACTTGGGGTTCTGAGAGATCCTGCTTTCGATAGTAGGGCAGGGTGTCGAGCTCGTGGCGGTGATCGACGAGCCATACGCCTGCGAGGATCGCGACGATGGAGCAGAGTGCGAACAGCGTGGCGGCCAGGAGGATCACCTCCCTGTTCATCTGCGACTCGAGACGGCTGCGCTTGGAGGGAGCGCCGGAGCTGTTGAGCATCACCTTCGTGTCCTGCCCCGTGTACACCGCCACTCCCACCACCCAGCTAGTGTTCTTAAGCTCGCACCCGCGGAGGATGATGTTGGATTGGCCGAGCGACACGGGTTTGGTGGCGGCGGTGCCGGTTGGGAAGTCCACGTTGACGCTGGCGAGGAAGCCGTAGATGTTGCGGTTGGGCTTCTCGCAGCGGATGAGGCCGGAAAGGGCTTCGGGAGCTGTTGACTGCATCTCCTGCTTCGCGTACCTGGTCTTGAGATTGGACTCGCCGTCGAGGTTTATTGTCTGCACGTAGGCAACACCGGCTGGGTCGCTGGTAGCGAGCAGGACCATATCGCAGGGAATTGACTCGTCGGCAGCGACTTTGATGACCTCGCCAACGCGTACGTACTTCCAGGGCTTGGGGCGGAACTCGCTGTCGCCGGGCACGAGGACCAAGGCAACGCGATTATTCTCGTTGCGGTCAGAGCGGCTGCGCCGCCAGTCCTCGTACCCATCCTTGACGGCGGTGACTCCGAGCACGAAGGCGAGCGGGAGGATAGAGGCGGCGGGGCTGAAGACGCCCAGCTGTGGGACCTGGTTCAGCCCCGCGAGGATCAGGAAGTAGATGTAGGCGACGCGGTGGAACTGCTCGAACAGGTTGCGGGGCAGGAAGGTGAGGATGGTGTACTTGGTCGTCTTGATCGCGTTGTTCGGTAACCGGGCGGCCAGGTTGCTCCGCTCCGGGTCGTTGATGTACACGAACCGTGCCTCGTCGTCGTCAATCTCCCGCTGCGAGCCGAGCTTGTCGGAGTCGGAGCGCTTGGAGGGGTACGACGCCATGGGCCTCGACCTCGACCGCTCCATAATCTCGACCGACAACGTCTCCGACGAGCTCCTCTCTGCTCGAGACCGGAACGACAAGCTCCTCCGCCGAGGAGGAACCGTGTTCGGCGCGGCCTCCGCCGCCGCCGAATCCTCGGGCGGATTTACGCTATGACTAGCCATAAACAGGCAATCTCAGAGCATGAACGGCAATCAGCGAAGAGAATCGAAGAGCGAAAGGGGGAAATAAGCTGGTACCCAGCAAGAGAAGAATGGGATCGGTTTCCGAAAGTCTTCGATTTGGGGTTCTAGAGAAGAAGACGAGGAAGGTGTGTTGGTCTCGGAAGCTCGCTCCCGGGTTCGTGGTCCAGGACATAGCCTCTCGTTCGTCTCGATCTCTACAGGGTCTCAATGACGTCATTTCTTATGTCATCTTAAACCAGAAGCCTAATTATTATAATCATGATGGTATTTTTTTGAAAGAGAAAACAACTTTTAAAATACGTCCTACAACATCATTATCTAGAAGTATtctgataataaaaataaaaatagtatgaagcatttttaacattaaaatgaaaagaaagaaaataaaataaataatggaataTGAatactaaaatgaaaattttctataaaattcCTCTTAGGTTCAGTTTTTTTTCcaagaagattcatgtttttttcAAACTGTCTTTCTGGAATTGGAGTGGATGACACTTGATGACGTTCTAGATGGTCAATGCAGAGGACCACTGCGTGGCACCGCATCTATCTCATCTGAAGAAATTGCACGCCGTCTCATAAAAGAAGAGCACGTCTCCGTCTCTGTTGGCAAGCGGTTGTTCGGCCAATCCGGGAAAAAATTTGTTGGGCCAATTTGGCTCTCCGCACTCTTGAGAAAatagtttcaattttttttttctaaaataaaaaataaataaatacttagaatattttaatttttacgcattaaaatttagtaaaattaataggaaaaagttaattattttattttaatcaacattattatatatatatataatattagtatATTAAAACATTTTTAccaactcaattaaaattatttaaattttatcaaaattattataaattaattaaataacatACTGCAcaattatactttaaaataattatactaaGGCACATCCCGTGCGTACCTGGTATAACAGAAACTGTACAATATTACAATAATATTGTATTCCAACACTGTAACAGCTATAATAATATTAGAAGTAAGTTACAACATTGTAAGAACTACTCTATAACTGttatatagtataacagctaCTCCGTAGCTACTTCACGTTGTAACAACGCTGTTAATATGCCTTTTCCTTTCTCCTCTTCCATCTCCATTCTCCCACCGCCAATGGTACGCACAAACAAGTGAAAGTGGTGTCTGAACTTGAATAAAACCCTTTACAGCTACAACAAGCATGGAGATGGCGATCCCATCGTCTACCATTTTCATCCCCCTGCCGAGACAAACCGGGCCTTCCCTTCCGAGTCTTCGCCGGTTCCATTGATTGTGGGCACAAGAGTCGTCGGGCTTGTTGAATCTCCCCCCGCGACGTCATCAGGATTGGGGAAAGGAACTGGCTTTTTAGCGTAAGTAAAGGAGAGATCTTTGTTTGCAGACAGAGCCATTAGCTCTGATTCCTCCAATCCCTTTGCTGGCCCAAGACTGCACCTGTCTGTGTTGTGCTTCGCCAATGCATCTTTAAATTTCTTAATCTGCTTGATGAACAAATCGGCGGTTAAAAAAATGGTGAAGAGACAACGATCGAATGGAAATTAGCTTCTGGGATTTCGGATCTCACGGTTGCATTGGTGCAGCTAAAGTTGCAGAGTCGACCATGTGCTCCGCGGTAAAACCTAAAGAAGGGGAGGACATGGACGTTCAAGGTGTAACACATGGGCTTGTGCTTCTCGTAGTTTATTTGAAGAAATTGGACATCGGGATTCGTCTCTGCAATCTGGCAGATCTGCGTCAAGAAAGACAGGCTGAACTTCCAAATTACATGCAATTGGTGATATAAAGCAGTTGATGGGacaaatttcgttgaaagaccaTACCTTTGGATGAAGGGCCCTGCAGCCTCCACATCCAGGGGAGAAGAAATCTACGATGACAAGTTTGTCGCCGGCGTTCAATAAGGATTCAGCGAGATCCTGTGCCGACTCGATCTCCTTCATGTTGGACTGGAGACCCCTTTCCCACCATTTCTGAGATTTCCCGATGGTAAGAGTCATCTGGATGCAATTCGCCCAAAGTTCCAAAATCAATTTTAACCAAGATAAATAAACCCTAACAATGTCCCTTTTTGTTTAGAATGATATGGCTTTCGAGCATAATTAGAACTTGGATCATAAGAGATCGAGCATTCAAGAACAATTACCATCGTGAAGAATTAGGTCCCAGAAGCATGTACCCACCTGTACAGGAATCGCCGAGAAGAAACCCCGTGAGTTCTTCCACCGCAGCGCCCCAACATGGAGTATCCGGAGATGCAAGCCGCCGCTCCGTGAAGCCGACCTCAAGGTTTCAATCTTCAGAGAAGAAACGCGGCGAAGGGCCACAAAGCCCGGGCTTTTCCTCCTGGCCGAAGAACACGACAAGGGACGGCGGCCGCCGCACGGCGAAAGGAAGCTCCTCTGGGACAACACCTGCGCCATGGAAGCCCCAGATCGAGGATTCACCTCCCTGTCGCCGAGATTGCGAAACCAAAACGACGAGATAGAGATCGGCACACGGCGATCTGGCGAAGGAACGGGAGGCTTCGAATagaaatagaataaaataaaataaaatcgacGCGGGGCAAATGGTCCAATTTCGTCTGCTTCTTTCCATTTAGAAGGCTAATCTTAACGATCAACTGACCAAACTGGACGGTGGATTTGACTCAAATTTATAATAAATGAGTCATTAGACCCGTTCTGGTATTCTTGAAAATGGATAGGATTTGGATAAAgcccaaaaagaaaaaaaaagaaaaaatgaaaaCGACTTGTCATATCTTAGCCCCAACACATACCCAAAAAATTGAGCCGCATAATGGAAACATGCTATTTTCTCTGTTATTCCATTTTTAGTCTGAGCAAGCTGCCGATCTGCGTTAATAAGGTGGGAACAAGGTTTTTTTCTTTCTAATTTTAGGGTAAGCAAGCTGTCAATTTCACTCTTGCAACATTATAAGTTCTTAATTTTTTAGGTATATATGTATCAAATCTTAATTTGGGTAAATTAAAAGATGAATTTTTTTATAAGAACTCTAAGTTGATAAGGTCGTTCGTTGTAAGTATTTTTTTGGTTTATTTCGGTGGTTGATAAAAAATTTTTGTGAAGTTAGTCTAGTTACTTCCAAAATTAGTCAACTTAAGCCAGAATCTAGtaccaactaaaaaaaataaaataaataaaggtTTGATTGATTTTCTTCAATGGGATGACAACTCTAACAACGCTAGCCGCTTAGATGGACCTCTACAAATGCTTCTCAATTTACCTTAGTGATTGATAGGAAACTTTTGTGGGGCTTGATCGATCACCTCCAAGATTAATTAGTTCGAAAAATTGAATACTTGGATTATAAAAAAAGTTTGATTACGACCCCAACCGTTGGTACAACGGTTAGGTATTTCAGCGATTAATTAGGCATCagggttcgaatctcagcaacGTTAC
This window of the Zingiber officinale cultivar Zhangliang chromosome 3B, Zo_v1.1, whole genome shotgun sequence genome carries:
- the LOC122056378 gene encoding phospholipid-transporting ATPase 1-like isoform X1; amino-acid sequence: MASHSVNPPEDSAAAEAAPNTVPPRRRSLSFRSRAERSSSETLSVEIMERSRSRPMASYPSKRSDSDKLGSQREIDDDEARFVYINDPERSNLAARLPNNAIKTTKYTILTFLPRNLFEQFHRVAYIYFLILAGLNQVPQLGVFSPAASILPLAFVLGVTAVKDGYEDWRRSRSDRNENNRVALVLVPGDSEFRPKPWKYVRVGEVIKVAADESIPCDMVLLATSDPAGVAYVQTINLDGESNLKTRYAKQEMQSTAPEALSGLIRCEKPNRNIYGFLASVNVDFPTGTAATKPVSLGQSNIILRGCELKNTSWVVGVAVYTGQDTKVMLNSSGAPSKRSRLESQMNREVILLAATLFALCSIVAILAGVWLVDHRHELDTLPYYRKQDLSEPQVGKYNYYGIGAETVFAFLMSVILFQVMIPIALYISMELVRLGQAFFMIQDKNMFDEATKTRFQCRALNINEDLGQIKYVFSDKTGTLTENKMEFRCASVRGVDYSHGEEESLFISVSSGETRKPKTSVKIDPELMDAIKGGQGIEKANLARDFFLALATCNTVVPVLVETPDPSVKLIDYQGESPDEQALVYAAAAYGFMLVERTSGHIVVDVLGERQRFNVLGLHEFDSDRKRMSVVIGFPDKTIKLFVKGADNSMFGVIRKNIDLDIIRETETNLHAYSSMGLRTLVIGMREFSIDVFEEWHSAYEKASQSLIGRAKLLRAVAANVERDLNILGASGIEDKLQQGVPEAIESLRQAGIKVWVLTGDKQETAISIGFSCKLLTREMTQIVINSNSKEACKKSLQDAASTARRLKAAPDSESTFSGTGSMQTPLALIIDGTSLVHILDTELEDELFEVATVCDVVLCCRVAPMQKAGIVTLIKNRTDDMTLAIGDGANDVSMIQMADVGIGISGQEGRQAVMASDFAMGQFRFLVPLLLVHGHWNYQRMAYMIMYNFYRNSVFVFLLFWNVLYTSYSLVSAITEWSSVLYSVIYTALPTIIVGVLDKDVSRKTLLKYPKLYRVGQNNERYNMKLFVLTMMDSLWQSLTVFYIPYLAYRRSTIDGPSLGDLLILAVVFVVNIHLAMDVFQWNWITHASLWGCIVATIICVIIIDCIWMFPGYWAIFHIMGTRLFWACLFGILVASMVPRFTTKALTEYLMPSDVQLARELEKSEETNLSNSSEIPLSTFSQL
- the LOC122056378 gene encoding phospholipid-transporting ATPase 1-like isoform X2 codes for the protein MASHSVNPPEDSAAAEAAPNTVPPRRRSLSFRSRAERSSSETLSVEIMERSRSRPMASYPSKRSDSDKLGSQREIDDDEARFVYINDPERSNLAARLPNNAIKTTKYTILTFLPRNLFEQFHRVAYIYFLILAGLNQVPQLGVFSPAASILPLAFVLGVTAVKDGYEDWRRSRSDRNENNRVALVLVPGDSEFRPKPWKYVRVGEVIKVAADESIPCDMVLLATSDPAGVAYVQTINLDGESNLKTRYAKQEMQSTAPEALSGLIRCEKPNRNIYGFLASVNVDFPTGTAATKPVSLGQSNIILRGCELKNTSWVVGVAVYTGQDTKVMLNSSGAPSKRSRLESQMNREVILLAATLFALCSIVAILAGVWLVDHRHELDTLPYYRKQDLSEPQVGKYNYYGIGAETVFAFLMSVILFQVMIPIALYISMELVRLGQAFFMIQDKNMFDEATKTRFQCRALNINEDLGQIKYVFSDKTGTLTENKMEFRCASVRGVDYSHGEEESLFISVSSGETRKPKTSVKIDPELMDAIKGGQGIEKANLARDFFLALATCNTVVPVLVETPDPSVKLIDYQGESPDEQALVYAAAAYGFMLVERTSGHIVVDVLGERQRFNVLGLHEFDSDRKRMSVVIGFPDKTIKLFVKGADNSMFGVIRKNIDLDIIRETETNLHAYSSMGLRTLVIGMREFSIDVFEEWHSAYEKASQSLIGRAKLLRAVAANVERDLNILGASGIEDKLQQGVPEAIESLRQAGIKVWVLTGDKQETAISIGFSCKLLTREMTQIVINSNSKEACKKSLQDAASTARRLKAAPDSESTFSGTGSMQTPLALIIDGTSLVHILDTELEDELFEVATVCDVVLCCRVAPMQKAGIVTLIKNRTDDMTLAIGDGANDVSMIQMADVGIGISGQEGRQAVMASDFAMGQFRFLVPLLLVHGHWNYQRMAYMIMYNFYRNSVFVFLLFWNVLYTSYSLVSLIRMLAGRHC
- the LOC122056379 gene encoding thioredoxin-like 1-2, chloroplastic produces the protein MAQVLSQRSFLSPCGGRRPLSCSSARRKSPGFVALRRVSSLKIETLRSASRSGGLHLRILHVGALRWKNSRGFFSAIPVQMTLTIGKSQKWWERGLQSNMKEIESAQDLAESLLNAGDKLVIVDFFSPGCGGCRALHPKICQIAETNPDVQFLQINYEKHKPMCYTLNVHVLPFFRFYRGAHGRLCNFSCTNATIKKFKDALAKHNTDRCSLGPAKGLEESELMALSANKDLSFTYAKKPVPFPNPDDVAGGDSTSPTTLVPTINGTGEDSEGKARFVSAGG